In Leuconostoc kimchii IMSNU 11154, one genomic interval encodes:
- a CDS encoding 3'-5' exonuclease, with protein MNFIAMDFETANHEKHSAVSIAIAVVRHNQVVDKFYSLIKPETYFSARNTAVHGLKESDVAQAPKFPEVWKIIAPLFKEDKLVVAHNAAFDNSILKGTLAYYGIEEPHYMLLDTVRTSRKLLPDFKNHKLNTVAENFGITLDHHHNALDDAVAAANILIYEADHFGVDNLKSFVQNK; from the coding sequence GTGAATTTTATTGCAATGGATTTTGAAACAGCGAATCATGAAAAGCACTCAGCGGTATCAATTGCAATTGCTGTTGTACGTCATAATCAAGTTGTCGACAAGTTTTATAGTTTGATTAAACCAGAAACTTATTTTAGTGCACGAAATACGGCTGTACACGGTTTGAAAGAAAGCGATGTTGCGCAGGCGCCTAAATTTCCAGAAGTTTGGAAAATCATCGCGCCACTTTTTAAAGAAGATAAATTAGTGGTGGCACATAATGCTGCATTTGATAACAGTATTTTAAAAGGCACGTTAGCGTACTATGGTATTGAAGAACCACATTATATGTTGTTAGATACCGTGCGTACTAGTCGTAAGTTATTGCCTGATTTTAAAAATCACAAATTAAACACAGTGGCTGAAAATTTTGGAATTACACTTGATCATCATCATAATGCATTGGATGATGCGGTAGCAGCAGCAAATATTTTGATTTACGAGGCTGATCATTTTGGTGTTGATAATCTTAAATCCTTTGTGCAAAATAAATGA
- a CDS encoding peptidoglycan amidohydrolase family protein, producing MVNKKLHVKELLVSTIIIGSVLGTLSTASADESTAHVATQSSSKVASVPSSSAVSSQVPSTKKSSSSSVTAQPSVSATSSTQSTSANVTPSTRAVQIPQSKFKTGSVVALTVVAKTSNGTQLNGYDNQSGVVTKVIAPKNAKENYAYDIKLDNGVVVSNVLETGVVAFVKTSAFAINNRVEIKKDATQDGDAKNISAYRGIGGTITKVTRFHRLSSNFYYQVTLDNGVVIAKVLEQDLQHYTNKPVHKDGWSNENGTTKYYVNGAAVVGEKQIKGYWYHFNQSGVQSKGLTTLAHKTVFYDVKSGQMKYGYVWSNGSLMFFDTSDGHAITGVRHYSGGVEVYGSDFKQVRNNYATVGGSRYYLTANGDAFKGSRKVNGQLEFFGANYAQVRNNYTWLNGSLMFFDANGHAMTGIRHYGSNMEYYDTNHKQIRNKYIRTGNTYYYMKANGDAYKGLRQYSSTGFEYYGTDFKQVRHNYATTNGTTYYFNGDGDAIKGVRKVNGKLEYYDNNFKQVRNNYAWLNRSLMFFDANGHAVTGIRHYGSNMEYYDVNYKQIRSSYIRTGNTYYYLKANGDAYKGLRQYSSTGFEYYGADFKQVRNQSVTIGDNIYHFNKDGDADSIKPKKPAAAKYAKNASVYLTSNADQSVNGNHNLKKYAGQNVKIIDATAVQNGQSNWKYTVKLNNGIVIKDVLETDLQINKVNFKVDTNKLIDWFESRKGKITYSMYGSRNGTDGTADCSGSVVQAIRDAGGTPYTWLYNTEAIHDYLKGNTYQLIDNNDRDGWMSKRGDIVIWGQQGHSDGAAGHIGIITNNADNPLFISTCYITQGQKGTAVQEVQYNQYAARNGYPYYYVYRLAQ from the coding sequence GTGGTAAATAAGAAATTGCACGTCAAAGAATTACTCGTTTCAACAATAATTATTGGAAGTGTTTTAGGCACGTTATCTACGGCTAGTGCTGATGAAAGTACAGCGCATGTCGCGACACAGTCGTCAAGCAAAGTGGCCTCGGTTCCGAGTTCGAGTGCGGTATCGTCACAGGTACCAAGTACTAAGAAATCAAGCTCATCATCAGTGACAGCGCAGCCTTCTGTTTCCGCTACGAGTTCGACTCAGAGCACTAGTGCTAATGTCACGCCGTCAACACGTGCCGTTCAAATACCCCAGTCTAAATTTAAAACCGGTTCTGTGGTTGCCTTGACTGTTGTGGCAAAGACATCAAACGGTACACAATTGAATGGTTACGATAACCAATCGGGTGTTGTGACGAAGGTCATTGCACCAAAAAATGCCAAGGAAAATTACGCTTATGACATTAAATTAGACAACGGTGTTGTGGTGTCTAATGTTTTAGAAACAGGTGTTGTTGCGTTTGTGAAAACAAGCGCGTTTGCGATTAATAACCGCGTTGAGATTAAAAAAGATGCTACACAAGATGGTGATGCTAAAAATATTAGCGCCTATCGTGGTATTGGGGGCACGATTACTAAGGTTACACGCTTTCACAGGTTATCATCAAACTTTTATTATCAGGTCACTTTAGATAATGGCGTTGTGATAGCCAAAGTCTTAGAACAAGACTTACAACATTATACGAATAAACCAGTCCATAAGGATGGTTGGTCGAATGAGAATGGCACCACTAAGTACTATGTTAACGGCGCGGCTGTTGTTGGTGAAAAGCAGATTAAAGGGTATTGGTATCATTTTAACCAAAGTGGTGTGCAATCAAAAGGATTAACGACACTGGCGCATAAGACAGTATTTTACGATGTTAAGTCAGGTCAAATGAAGTATGGTTATGTTTGGTCAAATGGCTCATTGATGTTTTTCGATACAAGTGACGGACACGCGATAACTGGTGTGAGACATTACAGTGGTGGTGTTGAAGTCTATGGGTCTGATTTCAAGCAAGTACGCAATAATTATGCGACAGTAGGCGGTTCAAGATATTATTTGACTGCAAATGGTGACGCTTTTAAGGGGTCGCGGAAAGTTAATGGCCAGTTAGAATTTTTCGGTGCTAACTATGCACAAGTACGTAATAACTATACATGGTTAAATGGGTCACTCATGTTCTTTGACGCAAATGGACATGCGATGACTGGTATACGTCATTACGGATCAAACATGGAATATTATGATACGAATCATAAACAAATACGTAATAAGTATATACGTACAGGAAACACATATTATTACATGAAAGCTAACGGTGATGCCTATAAGGGCTTACGTCAGTATAGTTCGACAGGTTTTGAGTATTACGGCACTGATTTTAAACAAGTGCGTCATAACTATGCCACAACGAATGGCACAACCTATTATTTCAATGGTGACGGTGATGCCATTAAGGGTGTACGAAAAGTCAATGGCAAGCTTGAATACTATGATAATAATTTCAAGCAAGTACGCAATAACTATGCATGGTTAAACAGGTCACTCATGTTCTTTGACGCGAATGGGCATGCGGTGACTGGTATACGTCATTATGGCTCAAACATGGAGTACTATGACGTTAATTATAAGCAAATTCGGAGTAGCTATATTCGTACGGGTAATACGTATTATTATTTAAAAGCTAACGGTGATGCCTATAAGGGCTTACGTCAGTACAGTTCGACAGGATTTGAGTACTATGGTGCTGATTTCAAGCAAGTACGTAATCAGTCGGTAACTATTGGTGATAACATTTATCATTTCAACAAGGATGGCGATGCTGATTCAATCAAGCCTAAAAAACCTGCAGCCGCTAAATATGCAAAGAATGCTAGCGTATATCTTACCAGCAACGCGGATCAATCAGTAAATGGCAACCATAATTTGAAAAAATATGCTGGGCAAAATGTTAAAATCATTGATGCGACTGCTGTTCAAAACGGACAGTCAAATTGGAAATACACAGTCAAACTTAATAACGGTATAGTAATCAAAGATGTACTTGAAACAGACTTACAAATCAACAAAGTTAACTTTAAAGTTGATACAAATAAGTTAATTGATTGGTTTGAAAGTCGCAAAGGGAAAATAACATACTCAATGTACGGTTCTCGTAATGGTACAGACGGTACAGCTGATTGTTCAGGTTCTGTTGTACAGGCGATTCGTGATGCGGGTGGTACACCTTATACATGGCTGTACAATACTGAAGCTATCCATGATTATTTAAAGGGCAACACTTACCAACTCATTGATAATAATGACCGCGATGGCTGGATGTCAAAGCGTGGCGATATTGTGATTTGGGGACAGCAAGGTCATAGTGACGGTGCTGCCGGACATATTGGAATTATCACGAATAATGCAGATAATCCATTGTTTATTTCAACTTGCTATATCACACAAGGTCAAAAAGGTACAGCTGTTCAAGAAGTACAATATAATCAGTATGCCGCTAGAAATGGGTACCCTTACTATTACGTTTATCGATTAGCACAGTAA
- the msrB gene encoding peptide-methionine (R)-S-oxide reductase MsrB: protein MAKYTDKELRERLTPESYEVTQHAATERPFTGKYDQWWDEGIFVDVVSGEPLFSSTDKYDAGCGWPSFTQTIDDQHIDRHVDHSFGMTRTEVTSRDAKSHLGHLFTDGPADKGGLRYCINSASLKFIPKNELAQAGYEQYLELFNS, encoded by the coding sequence ATGGCAAAATATACGGATAAAGAGCTACGGGAACGATTAACGCCTGAATCATATGAAGTAACACAACATGCAGCGACTGAGAGACCGTTTACTGGTAAATACGATCAGTGGTGGGATGAAGGTATTTTTGTGGATGTTGTTAGTGGTGAACCATTGTTTAGCTCAACAGATAAGTATGATGCTGGGTGTGGTTGGCCGTCATTCACACAAACAATTGATGATCAACATATCGATCGTCATGTTGATCATTCGTTTGGTATGACACGTACGGAGGTGACCTCGCGTGACGCAAAATCACATTTAGGACATTTGTTTACTGATGGGCCAGCTGATAAAGGTGGTTTAAGGTATTGCATTAATTCTGCTAGTCTAAAGTTTATACCGAAAAATGAATTAGCGCAGGCAGGATATGAACAATATCTTGAATTGTTTAATTCTTAA
- a CDS encoding exodeoxyribonuclease III, which produces MQLISWNIDSINAAIQHQSARGEMTWDVLNKIAARKPDIFAIQETKLKPTGLTKKQAAALSDLFPDYHIYVNSSTARPGYSGTMFLSRNEPLEVTFPKISAPDTMDIEGRIITLEFEDFYVSTVYTPNSGSGLARLDDRGAWDDAYRSYLQGLDNKKPVIFSGDMNVAHQEIDLKNFKTNHHSAGFTDPEREKFSALLEAGFTDTLRMKNPDTPGIYTWWAQISKTSKINNSGWRIDYYLVSNRLAAKVSDSHVIDTGLRQDHAPIALEINI; this is translated from the coding sequence ATGCAACTCATATCTTGGAACATTGATTCAATCAACGCTGCGATTCAACATCAATCAGCGCGTGGTGAAATGACATGGGACGTGCTCAATAAGATTGCCGCACGCAAACCTGACATTTTTGCCATTCAAGAAACAAAGCTAAAACCAACTGGCTTGACCAAAAAACAAGCCGCTGCTTTAAGTGACCTATTTCCTGATTACCATATCTACGTTAATTCTAGTACAGCACGTCCTGGCTACTCAGGAACAATGTTCTTATCACGTAACGAACCACTTGAAGTGACATTTCCTAAAATTTCTGCGCCTGATACAATGGATATTGAGGGACGTATAATCACACTCGAATTCGAGGACTTTTATGTTTCAACCGTTTACACACCAAACTCTGGTTCTGGCTTGGCCCGTTTAGACGATCGCGGTGCATGGGATGATGCCTACCGTAGTTATTTGCAGGGACTTGATAATAAAAAGCCCGTGATATTTAGTGGCGATATGAACGTTGCACATCAAGAAATTGACCTTAAAAACTTTAAAACTAATCATCATTCTGCTGGATTTACTGATCCAGAACGAGAGAAATTTTCTGCCTTACTTGAGGCCGGATTTACTGATACGTTACGTATGAAGAATCCAGATACACCAGGTATTTATACTTGGTGGGCGCAAATTAGTAAAACGAGTAAAATTAACAACTCTGGTTGGCGAATTGATTATTACTTAGTCAGTAATCGTCTTGCAGCAAAAGTATCTGACAGTCATGTCATAGATACTGGCCTTAGACAAGATCATGCCCCAATTGCATTAGAAATTAATATTTAA
- the tsaE gene encoding tRNA (adenosine(37)-N6)-threonylcarbamoyltransferase complex ATPase subunit type 1 TsaE, which translates to MKEILTNNRYETQQFAAKVAQLSIPGLVIALYGDLGAGKTTFTQGYAKALGVTARVKSPTFNIMNTYNGRDFPIYHFDAYRLEATGAQDQGFEDYVGTDGVTLIEWPEYMADLLPNDRLTLHFFRGDSDDDRMIRIQGLGDCSEIEMQL; encoded by the coding sequence ATGAAAGAAATTTTGACAAACAATCGATATGAAACGCAACAGTTTGCTGCAAAAGTCGCTCAGTTATCTATCCCAGGATTAGTCATTGCATTATATGGTGATTTGGGTGCTGGAAAAACAACGTTCACGCAAGGCTATGCAAAGGCACTTGGGGTCACTGCGCGGGTTAAAAGTCCAACCTTTAATATTATGAACACATACAACGGACGTGATTTTCCAATTTATCATTTCGACGCCTATCGTCTAGAAGCAACCGGTGCACAAGATCAAGGATTTGAAGATTATGTTGGGACTGATGGCGTCACTTTGATTGAGTGGCCTGAGTATATGGCAGACTTACTACCTAATGACCGTTTAACGTTGCACTTTTTCCGTGGGGATAGCGATGATGATCGAATGATTCGCATTCAGGGGCTAGGTGACTGTTCAGAAATAGAGATGCAATTATGA
- the pnuC gene encoding nicotinamide riboside transporter PnuC produces the protein MTENSRTNRFWQYFNPRNIIKELLFGWTLAEATLFIVLVLLQITVWGFGVGHSHYYDWFGLATGLMNIITVVLVAKGRITNYFWGLVYSAMYMPLAFQSQLFGEVALSAFWVIMQFVGVIAWLGFMRRDQNVENDHQDVVKTQFMTIRQWLFVVPVFIVILAIVGLILEQAGSRQPYMDGLTTTISMGAQILQTAKLAESWYAWLLFDLVEIVLWARAWTGHADPSAFAMLGMNLALTVNAIYGIIQWRKLTKKE, from the coding sequence ATGACGGAGAATTCACGAACGAATAGATTTTGGCAATATTTTAACCCACGCAATATCATTAAGGAGCTATTGTTTGGCTGGACGTTGGCAGAAGCAACGTTATTTATTGTCTTAGTATTATTACAGATAACAGTCTGGGGATTTGGCGTTGGACATAGTCACTATTATGATTGGTTTGGCCTTGCAACGGGGTTAATGAACATTATTACAGTTGTATTGGTAGCTAAGGGACGAATTACGAACTATTTTTGGGGACTCGTATATTCAGCTATGTATATGCCATTGGCATTCCAATCACAGTTATTTGGTGAAGTTGCGCTCAGTGCCTTTTGGGTTATCATGCAATTTGTGGGTGTGATAGCTTGGCTCGGCTTTATGCGTCGTGATCAAAATGTTGAGAACGATCATCAAGATGTTGTTAAAACACAATTCATGACAATCCGACAATGGTTGTTTGTTGTTCCTGTATTTATTGTGATTTTAGCAATTGTTGGGTTAATATTAGAGCAGGCTGGTTCACGTCAGCCATATATGGATGGTTTGACAACTACAATTTCAATGGGTGCACAAATACTTCAGACGGCAAAATTAGCCGAGTCTTGGTATGCTTGGTTATTGTTTGACCTTGTTGAAATTGTTTTATGGGCGCGTGCTTGGACTGGTCATGCCGACCCGAGTGCGTTTGCTATGCTCGGGATGAACTTAGCACTAACTGTGAATGCAATTTATGGAATCATACAGTGGCGCAAACTAACAAAGAAAGAATAA
- a CDS encoding SDR family NAD(P)-dependent oxidoreductase: MSKKVAIVTGGGQGIGEGIALRLAQDGYAVVVNGRTESKLIAVIDKIKAAGGEAAAFVGDVQSRQTNFDLVSFALENYGRLDTFVANAGVDWVDTIEETPESEVDNILNINLKSQIWALQAAPAAIRKNGKQGGTIILASSIAGMEGFEMLGIYSATKFAARGLMQAAAKELAADNIRVNAYNPGIVLTPMWDEIDARFAERKNVPLGSTRQAFIDGILLGRGEEPEDIAKYVSFLVSDQADYITGQSLAVDGGIKFQ; this comes from the coding sequence ATGTCAAAGAAAGTAGCAATTGTTACAGGTGGCGGACAAGGTATTGGCGAGGGCATCGCTTTAAGGTTAGCACAAGACGGTTATGCTGTTGTTGTTAATGGTCGAACAGAAAGTAAGTTAATAGCCGTTATTGACAAAATAAAGGCAGCCGGTGGTGAGGCAGCTGCTTTTGTGGGGGATGTTCAATCACGACAAACTAATTTTGATTTAGTATCATTTGCCTTGGAGAATTATGGTCGACTGGATACGTTTGTCGCCAACGCAGGTGTGGATTGGGTGGATACAATTGAAGAGACACCTGAATCAGAAGTTGATAATATTTTAAATATCAATTTAAAATCACAAATATGGGCACTTCAAGCAGCGCCGGCAGCCATACGTAAAAATGGCAAGCAGGGTGGAACAATTATTTTAGCTTCTTCAATTGCTGGTATGGAAGGCTTTGAAATGTTAGGTATCTACTCAGCAACAAAGTTTGCGGCTCGTGGATTAATGCAAGCAGCAGCAAAGGAATTAGCTGCTGATAATATTCGTGTTAATGCCTACAATCCAGGGATTGTTTTGACACCAATGTGGGACGAAATCGATGCGCGTTTTGCTGAACGTAAGAATGTCCCACTCGGTTCAACACGTCAAGCTTTCATTGACGGAATTTTACTTGGTCGTGGTGAAGAACCAGAAGACATTGCTAAGTATGTGTCGTTCTTAGTATCAGATCAAGCTGATTATATTACAGGCCAATCATTAGCAGTTGATGGTGGAATTAAGTTTCAATAA
- a CDS encoding NAD(P)H-hydrate dehydratase — protein sequence MEKLSEQILYQVIKNRANDSHKGTYGRVLIIGGTKQFGGAVIMNALAAVNSGAGLVTVATDPINFTAIHSHLPETMVMDFNDDLTHAIQASDVILIGSGLGDRLDIVKHTFSAVFAKQILIVDGSALTLVAEHHLPWPKSRLILTPHQMEWQRLSGVSVEQQSFEAFNILAREKFIQKPIIVLKQFHTQVYTNKGIYELPIGGPYQATGGMGDTLAGIIAGFAAQFLLTPLIDTTLAAVYSHSAIADELAHTQYVTLPTQISAALPRFMKRYAN from the coding sequence TTGGAAAAATTGTCAGAACAAATACTCTATCAAGTCATCAAAAACAGAGCTAATGACTCACACAAAGGAACATATGGTCGTGTACTAATTATTGGTGGCACCAAACAATTTGGCGGCGCAGTTATTATGAATGCCCTAGCTGCAGTAAATTCCGGCGCTGGATTAGTCACTGTGGCCACTGATCCTATCAATTTTACCGCGATACACAGCCATTTACCTGAAACAATGGTGATGGATTTCAATGATGACCTAACTCACGCCATTCAAGCCAGTGACGTGATACTAATTGGTTCTGGTCTGGGTGATCGATTGGACATCGTTAAACATACTTTTTCAGCCGTCTTTGCCAAACAAATTTTAATTGTGGATGGCTCCGCACTCACGTTAGTTGCAGAGCATCATTTACCTTGGCCAAAATCACGATTGATTCTAACACCCCATCAAATGGAATGGCAACGGCTGAGCGGTGTTTCTGTTGAACAACAATCTTTTGAGGCATTTAATATACTAGCTCGCGAAAAATTTATTCAGAAGCCCATTATTGTATTGAAGCAATTTCATACACAAGTTTATACAAATAAAGGGATTTACGAGCTACCAATTGGCGGTCCATACCAAGCAACCGGTGGTATGGGCGATACTTTGGCAGGGATTATTGCAGGTTTTGCCGCCCAATTTTTACTCACACCGTTAATTGATACAACACTAGCAGCTGTTTATAGCCATTCAGCAATAGCTGACGAACTAGCACACACGCAATACGTCACATTACCAACCCAAATTAGCGCAGCACTTCCTCGTTTTATGAAACGCTACGCTAATTAA
- the pepV gene encoding dipeptidase PepV, protein MTIDWQKETASRQVAYIEDLKSLLAIESVRDDSKATKDAPLGPGPTEALLKVLSIAERDGFTTKNIDNIVGYIEIGPKDADEYVAILAHVDVMPAGEDWHTEPFVPVVTEDKIIARGASDDKGPGMAAYYAFKILSDLNVPLKRRVRLIFGTDEENDWLGMTRYFEVEPAPVFGFSPDAEYPIINGEKGNVQVVLDGDATNGDADQLLAFESGLRTNMVPGVARATVQTDDVNQIVAAFQTFLTDNSEISGTTDTTGNDIKFVLNGKQVHGAMPETGKNAGTYLANFLQTLNFGGTAKSFVTYLGTPAHQDTIGKKFGVNYTDDVMGALSMNVGIQKFVAGEQAFINFNFRYPKGITPDDIVAGLTSKLDGWSVVPTIGGHAQVPHYVAPTDPIVKTLLRVYHEQTGLPAHDQVIGGGTYGRLMARGVAFGALFPDSPDTMHQVNEFALLDDLYRSISIYAQAIAEITNLDE, encoded by the coding sequence ATGACAATTGATTGGCAAAAAGAGACAGCTTCGCGTCAAGTCGCTTATATTGAAGATTTGAAATCGTTGTTAGCTATCGAATCAGTTCGTGATGATTCAAAAGCAACAAAAGATGCACCGCTAGGACCAGGACCTACAGAAGCACTACTTAAGGTATTATCTATTGCTGAACGCGATGGATTTACAACCAAAAATATTGATAATATTGTTGGATATATTGAAATTGGGCCAAAAGATGCTGATGAATACGTTGCTATATTAGCCCATGTTGATGTGATGCCTGCTGGCGAGGATTGGCATACAGAACCTTTCGTGCCAGTAGTGACTGAAGACAAAATTATTGCACGTGGTGCATCAGATGATAAGGGGCCAGGAATGGCTGCCTATTATGCTTTTAAAATCTTATCAGATTTAAATGTGCCGTTAAAGCGACGTGTTCGTTTGATTTTTGGCACAGATGAAGAAAATGATTGGTTGGGCATGACACGTTATTTTGAGGTTGAACCAGCACCTGTCTTTGGTTTTTCACCAGATGCAGAGTATCCAATCATTAACGGTGAAAAAGGAAATGTTCAGGTTGTCCTTGATGGCGATGCCACAAATGGTGACGCTGATCAATTACTTGCTTTTGAATCTGGACTTAGAACGAACATGGTTCCTGGTGTTGCTAGAGCAACAGTGCAGACAGATGACGTCAATCAAATTGTTGCAGCATTTCAAACATTCTTAACTGACAATTCTGAAATATCAGGCACAACTGATACGACTGGCAATGACATTAAATTTGTTCTAAATGGTAAGCAAGTTCACGGTGCTATGCCTGAAACTGGTAAAAATGCAGGAACTTACTTAGCTAATTTTTTGCAGACACTTAATTTTGGTGGTACAGCAAAATCATTTGTGACTTATTTAGGGACACCCGCGCATCAAGATACGATTGGTAAAAAATTCGGCGTGAATTACACAGATGATGTCATGGGTGCTTTGTCTATGAATGTCGGCATTCAAAAGTTTGTTGCCGGTGAGCAAGCTTTCATCAATTTTAATTTCCGTTATCCAAAGGGTATCACACCTGACGACATTGTTGCAGGCTTGACATCAAAACTTGATGGTTGGTCTGTTGTACCAACTATTGGTGGGCATGCGCAAGTGCCACATTATGTTGCACCCACTGATCCGATCGTGAAGACGCTTTTGCGTGTGTATCATGAACAGACTGGCTTACCAGCGCATGATCAGGTTATTGGTGGTGGTACTTATGGCCGACTAATGGCACGTGGTGTCGCTTTTGGGGCACTATTCCCAGATTCACCCGATACGATGCATCAAGTGAATGAATTTGCTTTATTAGATGATTTGTATCGTTCAATTTCAATTTATGCACAAGCAATTGCTGAAATTACTAATTTAGATGAGTAA
- a CDS encoding nicotinamide-nucleotide adenylyltransferase, producing MRTIAGNLYKDDLIGDKIGVFFGTLAPMHVGHQAEIYKAAALNDGVVVIASGYTGDRGDQMGLSVEKRFRYLREAFSDETDIKVDYINEDSIPQMPAGWNEWTRILVETVKRNVVNPAAKITFYTGEPEYKLELEKRLPKTGQFNVSLMDRTVLKISATDIRKDPIGNWDYINRVFRRHFAKKVTVMGSASTGKSTLVRRLARTSNSPFSEEYAREYQERSNVSDNELVVKDYIRLIQGQYDANSKEINSPANNGLTIFDTDAMVTKVYANLWLSNEDNRQLQPLFDNTISEELIDLILVIPPVTPYVNDGFRNMTSADNESRWLFHNELMRVIKQYGFMDKVVLLDAKGDNEDPYGYYARYLQALEAIQEKTGFNIKHL from the coding sequence ATGAGGACTATTGCGGGAAATCTATATAAAGATGATTTAATAGGTGATAAAATTGGCGTTTTTTTTGGTACGTTAGCACCAATGCACGTTGGTCATCAAGCAGAAATCTATAAAGCGGCCGCATTAAATGATGGTGTTGTTGTAATTGCTTCAGGATATACAGGTGATCGTGGTGATCAAATGGGATTGTCTGTTGAAAAGCGCTTCCGCTATTTACGTGAGGCTTTTAGCGATGAAACAGATATTAAAGTGGATTATATCAATGAAGATAGTATTCCTCAAATGCCTGCTGGGTGGAATGAATGGACACGCATTCTAGTAGAAACTGTTAAACGAAATGTCGTTAATCCAGCCGCTAAAATTACGTTTTACACGGGAGAGCCTGAATATAAATTAGAATTAGAAAAGCGATTACCAAAAACAGGCCAATTTAATGTTAGTTTAATGGATCGTACCGTGTTAAAAATATCTGCGACAGATATTCGGAAAGACCCTATTGGTAACTGGGATTATATTAATCGTGTATTTCGACGTCATTTCGCAAAAAAGGTGACGGTCATGGGATCTGCCTCAACTGGTAAATCAACATTGGTCAGACGGTTGGCACGAACAAGTAACTCACCATTTTCAGAAGAATATGCACGTGAATATCAAGAACGCTCAAATGTGAGTGATAATGAATTAGTTGTAAAAGATTATATTCGCTTAATTCAAGGGCAATACGATGCAAATTCTAAAGAAATTAATTCACCAGCTAATAATGGATTAACTATTTTTGATACTGATGCAATGGTTACCAAGGTGTATGCTAATCTTTGGCTAAGTAATGAAGATAATCGTCAATTACAGCCTTTATTTGATAATACGATTAGTGAAGAGTTGATCGATCTCATCCTTGTTATTCCGCCGGTGACTCCTTATGTTAACGATGGATTCCGTAATATGACCAGTGCGGATAATGAATCCAGATGGTTGTTTCATAATGAATTAATGCGTGTCATCAAGCAGTATGGTTTTATGGATAAAGTTGTGCTACTTGATGCGAAAGGGGATAATGAAGACCCATACGGTTATTATGCACGCTATCTACAGGCATTAGAAGCTATCCAGGAAAAAACAGGATTTAATATCAAACATTTATAA
- a CDS encoding GNAT family N-acetyltransferase → MTFDMTKPITFELAEATLEQAVSWQHLIQELMTETDTFLIASMRDDDVIPEISDEPAITLLLVAEQGTEAQPVGIASIEGGEVGMAILKQFQGAGLGHSLLSALLDWANEVGLEKVWLDVQIDNAAAIHIYRQFEFQSRGDTVNYVLPNGRVTTLQRMEKMLNYQGE, encoded by the coding sequence ATGACTTTTGATATGACGAAACCGATTACTTTTGAATTAGCTGAAGCAACATTGGAGCAAGCTGTATCTTGGCAACATCTCATTCAGGAATTGATGACCGAAACGGATACTTTTTTGATTGCTAGTATGCGCGATGACGATGTTATACCTGAAATAAGTGACGAGCCAGCAATTACCTTGTTATTAGTTGCTGAACAAGGAACAGAAGCGCAGCCAGTCGGTATTGCTTCCATTGAGGGGGGCGAAGTTGGTATGGCAATTTTAAAACAATTTCAAGGTGCCGGACTTGGTCATAGTTTGCTGTCAGCGCTACTGGATTGGGCTAACGAAGTCGGTCTGGAAAAAGTCTGGCTTGATGTACAAATTGATAACGCGGCTGCGATTCATATTTATCGACAATTTGAATTTCAAAGTCGTGGTGATACGGTGAACTATGTTTTGCCGAACGGTCGCGTAACGACGTTACAACGTATGGAAAAAATGTTAAATTATCAAGGAGAGTAA